A stretch of DNA from Babesia bovis T2Bo chromosome 2, whole genome shotgun sequence:
AACCTAATAAAGGGAAACACTGTGTATATCTTGCTGGTGGTATATCTACCTTTTCTGTGAGTAATGATTGCGAAACACTTGCGGTTGCTCTACGCAGTGGGCTACTTTGTTATTATGGAATTATATCCCAAGGTAGCAGCATATATCTGGAGCGTCGTCATGAGATTAAGGTGGGTCACTATGAAATAGACAATGGAAATAATCCCAGGTCAACACGAAGAATGTCAGTAAAATGACCTTTGATTCAACTGGCGCCTATTTGGCGTGCGGAGCCGTCGATGGTACGGTGGCAGTGTTCCAGGACGGAGCTCCTCTGAAAACTTTCCATCAGCAGGACGGGCAAATAAGTGTTTTGAGATTTGTTCCAAAGAGTGTTACATTGCTTGCTGGATCCCAAAATGGCGATATTGTGATGTATTGTTTGAAGAAAAAAAATCCTGTAGCAACTTTTCGAGACCATCTGAGTTATGTGAATGACATTACATTTTTAGTGGCTGAGGATGGATCTAGTGCAGGTTTCGTTTCTTGTTCTCGTGATTCTTACATTTGCTTTTGGTCACTGGATTTGAAAAAGAGTGATCTTAAGGAAGCTAAGAAATCTGGTACTCTGTTGACCCGCAATCCTTTTAAGCGTATAATACTATTTGAAAGTGTATTATCGGTGGGTATAATCACTCATGGTTTGGCGAATAAAGGAAACTCACCATGGGTACTTTTTTTAGCTACTGAATCTGGAGTACTTAAACTTATAGACCCGTCAAGTGAGAAAACACTCTTGGCACGTAAAGTCACATATGGACAAGGTGATGAATTGCGATGCGCCACAATTTCTAAAGAAACAAATGAAATATTAGTGCTCGGATCATCTGGTAGTTTATGCTTTTATTCAGTTAATCTTGAACTAAGGCATCAGCTCCTAGGTAACATAGATGGTGCGTATCAGATGCTTTACTACAAAGATTCTGATACTATAGATTTGTCTGGTATTTCAGATGTTATAGGAGGTACTGATAGTACTGAAACTTCAAAATCAACGGATGCCACTACAAATGAATCTTCTGTTACGAATGAGAAGAAGACAAAAATTAGTAAAAACGAACGCAAACAGGCTAAAAATACTGCAAAAGATTTAGTAAATAAGGAATGTGACTCCTCCTCGGTATCAGAAAACATTTCTGCTGTACCTGATGATGAGTTCCAGAGGCGTGATTGGATGCACTCACTTCGTTGGCTAAAGAGACAGATAGCCAAAGGTATAGATGtcatttttattttgtGTGGTGATGATGCTATTCGAATGCTCGCTTTAGACGGCTGTGGAACCTGTATTACATTGGGTTTATTGGACGAAAATCATCGACACCAGGACACTGTTCTATCACTTGCATATTCGCATAGCGGTAACATCCTCGTTTCCGGTAGTAAGGATGAGCATGTTTTCATTTGGGATCTTCGAACTTTGACCGTCGTAACGAAAGTGAAGCTAGACGGTCTCAATGTTGCTTGTGTTGCAATTCCCAGCGTTATAACCAGTTCCTCCACGCAATTGAAGTTGATTGCCACCGGTGACAACGTGATGAAATCCTTTGATATACCTCTCTGGTGGCTATCACAAGGTAGAAATGGCTCAACTTCAGCGTCTGTTTGTAACAACGAGATTGTCGTTATATCGACCTCTGCCGCCTCCGCTGTAAGACACAGGAAGCCCATCAATGCTATCGCATTTTCACCCAATAAAAAGGTAATTTGGTTACATATTACCATAATTTTATTTAGTTAATTGCCTCTGCTGGAAGTGACAAGATAGTGGTTATCTATGCCACTGATAATTTGATAGTCAAGGGTGAATGCCATGGTCACCGACGATCTGTAATTTCTGTGGCGTTTACGGCTATTGCCAAGACTGTGGTAAGTTCATCTGTGGATATGACCATCAAGATTTGGAACTTGAATGACTTTACCTGCATAAAGACGCTGCAAGGTCATACAAAAGCGGTGATGAAAGTGTTGCTTCTACCGAATGACCTCCAATTGATGTCGGTTGGTATGGACGGTTTGCTCAAAATCTGGAACATCAAAACATCGGACTGTATATTCACAGCGGATAACCACGCAGATAAGGTGTGTCATATTCTGTTTTCTTTATTTGGTGTTAGGTGTGGAACGCCGATATAATTGGAGAGAAAATGCTGAGCATCTCCGGGAATGGCGTTTTGATATCTTGGGATGACGTTTCAGCGGAGGTTGAGTCAAAGAAACTAATGGAAGAACGTGATGAAGAGCTGAAGCGGACCCAGGTTGAGAGTTTGGATGCAGATGGCAAATACAGTGAGGCATTGTGCCTCGCTTTGGAGCTCAGGAAACCGCATATGGCTAGCAAGATACTCAAGCGTCGTTGTACTACACAGCTCTTTCGTGTAGAAAAGGATCATGAGATTGAAGGTGACCTTTTCCAATCATGGGTGAAAGGCATGAAGAAATCCACGGATATTAAGCGTATGCTGACTGTAGCCTTTGATTTCATACAACTGTGGATATCCAAGGGTTCTACTAGCTGGATGGCAAATTGTCTGTTATCTGAGCTTCTGAAACAATTTAAACCCTGCGAGTTATTTGTCGTTGAGGGCATGTCAAATCGCATTGAGAGCCTGTTGGCGTACCAAGCATCTCACCTCACCCGTTTTATCAACTTATCGGAGAAATCGCATTTATTGGATGTTTTGTTAGGTTACAACAAAGCAAGTCAGCCTGAGCCTAGTAGTCATGCGCTAACGTATGATGTGCTCTACAATTAACTTTAACGTTAATTTGGTCCACTGTTATTCGCTATGTATCGGAAGACATTTGATATGTTTATTAATAAAGCCCATGGGCATTATATATCTTAGATTCAGGCAACCTAAACAATATGAGTATAGCCGACGTATATGTACTAACAATTACACCTCAACGctatatacaatgtgttTCTCATTTGAATAACGCAGTGATTATGCAATATGCACACTGTGGAGTGGCAGCCAACATCTAGTAGAATAATATAGATCTATTGACATTAGGGTGAATTTAGTTCGTTGCTTTGCGAGGTTTACATTCGTCGGCACTGATACCACGTACCATAATGCTAGGCTGCGATGTTGGTTGTCCATTTACCTGGAACATGTCTGATACTGCGATTGCCAGCTTTTCACCACTGTTGTTGAAGGACACCGATGCAACAGCTGTAGGTAGTGCCGTAGTTCTCCAAAGGCGTTTGCGGCTAATGCCATCCCATGCGCATACAATGCCATCAGCGCCACCCGTAACGAATGTACCAAACAGTGGATGGAAATCAATAGAATTCACGGAATAGGCTAGGTCAGATTCCGAGCTGGTTTTGCTACGGTGGCATTTAAAGGCATATTGTTGCGATACGAATTCCTGGGCTTTAGAGAAATACTCCCAAGCAACACGTCCTTCTATGGACCCTAATGCAAATCCTCGGTTATCAGGGAAGCACTTGATTGAACGATATTGATACTTCAAGACACCACTGTACGATCTATAAAGGCAGATAGACAGAAAACCTACTCTTTGGTGTCTGGTGTTGAGAACCCTATAAAACCACGAGAAAGGTCATATATGTAGACCTAATGCTTATAACAATCAAATTCTAAACTTACTCTT
This window harbors:
- a CDS encoding WD domain G-beta repeat family protein, with the translated sequence MANSSPGLVTALSESRRFSSFISDTFRILPKYNLIISQHEDCIFAFPHPQNGNIEDVFLSNNFVEGEGKEVARHFFQRLSISDRSAVCLLDANEEDLYTQPNKGKHCVYLAGGISTFSVSNDCETLAVALRSGLLCYYGIISQGSSIYLERRHEIKVNTKNVSKMTFDSTGAYLACGAVDGTVAVFQDGAPLKTFHQQDGQISVLRFVPKSVTLLAGSQNGDIVMYCLKKKNPVATFRDHLSYVNDITFLVAEDGSSAGFVSCSRDSYICFWSLDLKKSDLKEAKKSGTLLTRNPFKRIILFESVLSVGIITHGLANKGNSPWVLFLATESGVLKLIDPSSEKTLLARKVTYGQGDELRCATISKETNEILVLGSSGSLCFYSVNLELRHQLLGNIDGAYQMLYYKDSDTIDLSGISDVIGGTDSTETSKSTDATTNESSVTNEKKTKISKNERKQAKNTAKDLVNKECDSSSVSENISAVPDDEFQRRDWMHSLRWLKRQIAKGIDVIFILCGDDAIRMLALDGCGTCITLGLLDENHRHQDTVLSLAYSHSGNILVSGSKDEHVFIWDLRTLTVVTKVKLDGLNVACVAIPSVITSSSTQLKLIATGDNVMKSFDIPLWWLSQGRNGSTSASVCNNEIVVISTSAASAVRHRKPINAIAFSPNKKLIASAGSDKIVVIYATDNLIVKGECHGHRRSVISVAFTAIAKTVVSSSVDMTIKIWNLNDFTCIKTLQGHTKAVMKVLLLPNDLQLMSVGMDGLLKIWNIKTSDCIFTADNHADKVWNADIIGEKMLSISGNGVLISWDDVSAEVESKKLMEERDEELKRTQVESLDADGKYSEALCLALELRKPHMASKILKRRCTTQLFRVEKDHEIEGDLFQSWVKGMKKSTDIKRMLTVAFDFIQLWISKGSTSWMANCLLSELLKQFKPCELFVVEGMSNRIESLLAYQASHLTRFINLSEKSHLLDVLLGYNKASQPEPSSHALTYDVLYN